DNA sequence from the Streptomyces canus genome:
CGATCAGCGCGTCCGAGCGGATGCTCTCGGCGATCTGGGAGATGGTGCGGGGCTGCGGGTTGTCAGGGTGAACGTCGAAGTACTTCGCCATCCGCCGAGCTTATGCCGTCGCCGTACGGCGGCGACGCAGGCACATGGGTGCCGTCCCCGGCCGCCGCCGTATCTGCGCTCGGACGACCGACCGCCTCGGCGGGCAAAAGTGGCCGGGTTGAGTCTCCCCCAGAGGGAGACCGCAGGATGGGGCCATGGACGACGGCGGCACCCTTTACTCGATCGGTGAACTTGCCCGGCAGACCGGGCTGACGGTGAAGACGATCCGTTTCTACTCCGACCACGGCCTCGTGACCCCCGCCGACCGCACCCCCGCCGGCTACCGCCGCTACGGCACCGAGGCCGTCGCCCGGCTCGCCTTCGTACGGACGCTGCGCGAACTGGGCCTCGGCCTCGACGTGATCCGGCAGATCCTCGACCGTGGGATGGCTCTGGACGAGGTCGCCGCACAGCACGCCGCGGCGCTGGACGCCCAGATCGCCGTCCTGCGGCTGAGGCGGGCGGTGCTGACCGCCGTGGCGCGACGAAGGCCCACGCCCGAGGAGGCCCATCGCATGCACGAACTGGCCCGACTGCCCGAAACCGAACGCCGACGCCTGGTCGACGACTTCCTCGACGCCGTCTTCGAGGCCCCCGGCAGCGAGGGGATCCGCCGCTCCATGACGCCGGAACTCCCCGACCGGCCCACGGAAGAACAACTGCAAGCCTGGGTCGAGCTGGCCGAACTCGCCCTCGACCGGGACTTCCGGACCGGCCTTCGTCGCACTGTCGAGGCCCACCGCTCCGACGGCTCCACGCCGCCGCGCCCGGACGTCGCGGCCCTGTCCCGAGCACACGCGGAACCCGCTCTCGACGCGGGGATCGCGCCGGAGTCGCCCGAGGCTGATCCCGTCGTCACAGCACTCTGCGCACACTGCGCCCGCACCCTGGACCGCTCCGACGACACCACCCTGCGCCACCACCTGCTGAACCGCCTGGAAGCCGCCCACGATCCGCGCAGGGACCGGTACCTCGAACTACTCGCCGTCATCAACGCATGGCCCGCGCCGGGCCGCATCTCGCCGGCCCTCGCCTGGTCCACGACCGCATTGCGCGCCCGGACGGCCCGGTGACGCCGCGACAGCCTGGCGCGCCGGGACGGTTCGGTGTCACGGCCGGGTTCTCCGGTCTCCGCCGAGGCCGATGCGGTGCGTGCTGGGCCGTCTGGCTCCGGTCCTCGCCTGGTCCACGACCGCATTGCGCGCCCGGACGGCCCGGTGACACCGTGACCTCCTTGCGTGCCGGGACCGTTGGGTGACACGGTCGCATCTCCGGCCCCCGGCGAAGCCGGTCGTGCCGATCACCTACGCTCCGACCATGGACCGGACCGCCGTACGGCTGCACGCGCCCGCCACCGCCAGGGGTCTTGCCCTGACACTGCGCCCGTGGTGCCCCGCGGACGCCCCGGAACTGGCCGTCCTTCACCGGGACGAGGCTCTGCGCCGCTGGATCGGGTCCGTCGTGGACGATGAGGCGGGTGCCGTGCGGTGGGTGCGGACGCAGCAGCGGGGGTGGCTGGAGGGTGACCGGTTCGCCTTCGCCGTCGTCGAGGCACGACAGGGGCACGGGCGCGACGGTGATCCAGCCGCCGACGGACGGCTCGTGGGCCACGCCGTCCTGAAACGCCTTGCCCGGGACGGCCCGGCGGCCGAGGTCGGGTACTGGACCGCCGGGCACGCGCGAGGCAGCGGAGTGGCCCCGCGTGCCCTGGACGCGCTGACCTCCTGGGCCTTCGACACCTTCGCAGGGGACGGACTCGTACGTCTCGAACTCCTCCACAGCACCGACAACACCGCCTCCTGCCGGGTGGCTGAGAAGTGCGGATACGCCCTGACCGCGCTCCTGCCCGCGGTACCGGACCGCTTTCCGCTCGACGGGCACCTCCACGCACGTCTCCTGCCCACCTGACCGCGTCAGGCCGAGCTCCCGCCCGCCGCACGTGAGGTAACGTCCCGAGCGGTATGCCATGCAGGACGATGGGCGAGGAGAAGGGTGACGTGGCAGGTCAGGAGGGCGGGCTCGGTCGGAGCCGGGCGGCGGACGCCGGAACCCCGACATGGGCGCAGGAACTCCTCGACCATCTGCGGCCGACAGGACGTGACGTCCGCCGGATCGTCGCCTGGCTCGCGGAGACGCTGCACGGCACGGCCTCGCTCCAGGACCACACCGGAACCCTCGTCGCCGGAACGCGCATCCCGCTGGACGAGAGCCTGGTCGCCGACATCCTGGCCGGACGCATCGCCTCCGCGGCCTGGGCCGACGAGGACGGCCACCTGCGCCTGGTCAGGATCGAGCAGCCGGACCAGGCGTCCGCCGGAGTGCTCGCGGTGGCCCGCCCGGACCCCTTCGACCGGCGCGCCTCCGACATCCTCACGCACACCGTCCAGGTCCTCGAGCTTCTGCTGCGCGCCCGCGAGACGACCGCGGCCGGGCGGCGCCTGAAGCGGGCCACCTCCGATCTGCGGCTGGCCATCCTCCAGCTGCTCATGGTGGAGGACACCGTCTCCGCCCGTCGCGTCGCCGCGGGGCTCTGGCCCGGCCTGCTCGACACCGAGACGGCGCGCGTCTACGTCATCGAGGGCGACGCCGCGGAACGCGACCGGCTCGTGGAGGAGTGCCTCGGCGTGACCGGCGACCGCGCACTCGTGGTGCGCTGTCCGGCCATGGACGAGCACGTGATCATCGTGACCACCGCGGACGCGGCGGGCGAGGCCCTGCGCTCACTCGTCGACCGCAACCCCGGCACCCTGCTCGGCGGCAGCTCCCGGCAGAGCCTCGCCCGGACCGCCACCGCCTACGGGCAGGCGGTCAGCGCCCTCGCCGTGGCGCGGGTACGGCCGGACAAGGCCGCCGTGTACGCCGAGCGCAACCACCCCGAACGCTTGATGGACCCGGCCGCGCTGCGCGAGTGGACCGCCCGGCTGCTGCGCCCGCTCGACAACCTGCCGCACCACACCCGCGCCGAACTGCTCGCCACCACCCGGCTCGGACTGGAGTTCACCGCTGTGAGCGCGGCCAAGGTCCTCGGCGTCAGCCGCAACACCGTTCGCGCCCGCATGGAACGCGTCGAGTCCCTGCTGCGGACCGATTTCACCGACCTCACCGTCCGCGCGACCGTCCACCTGGCCCTGAGCACCCAGGTCAGCCTCGCGGACGGACAGGGCGATCACGGCGGCTCCCCGCAGGCCCGCACCCGGCTCGGCGACCTGCTGGCCGGACCCGCGCTGGGGACCTGGGCGCGGGAGCTGCTGGGACGTCTGGACGGCGACGCCCGCGACCTGCGCCGCACCCTGCGCAGCTGGATCGCCGCCGGCGGCAACGCGGAGCGGGCCGCGCAGGCCCTGGCCGTGCACGCGCAGACCGTGCGCGAACACGTCCGCAGCGCCGAGCCGGTTCTCGAACGCCAACTGATCGCCTCCGGCAGCGACCTCTACGAGGTCGTTCTGGCCCATCTGGCGACCGGCGAACTCGAACACCCCGTCCTGCTCCGGGACAATCCGGGCCATCCGGACGCACCTGTGCACCGGTGAGCCCTGTGCCGCGCACAGCGGGCATCGACGCGATTCACAAGGGTGCGCAGGTCACGTAAGTTCGACGCACCGCAGGGGGAACGACCGGAACGGGGGACCGGTCGCGCCCCCTGCGACGTGTTCCCGCGCGACTCCCGCCCGTCCTCGCCCACGCCGTCGACGTTGGTTCGGATTTCCGGCACCGATGTGGACTGACCTGCGCACGACGGGTACTCGTCCCCTCCGGAACGACTACCGCTGGAGGAGGTCCGAATGACCAGCCGCACGGAGACCGGCGGCGCGACCGGCACGCCGGACAAGGACTACAACCTCATCTGGTATGTCGAGGCGTGCCTGAGCAACGCGCTGCGACTGGAGAGCTACATCCAGGACGCGGAACGCGACAAGGACACCGAGGTCGCCGACCTGTTCCGCAAGGCCCAGGCGGACAGCCGCAAGGGCGCCGAGATCGGCAAGGGGCTCCTGCGCGCCCGGCTGAACGGCGGCTGACCCGGTAGGTGCGGAAGGGCCGGACAGACGGGTGTCCGGCCCTTCCATCCTGTGCGGACATCGCGTCGCCGTCCGGAATCCCGTGACCTGCGGTCCCGGTCATGCGGCCCGGCGCCGAGGCCCTCTGCGTCCGCCTCGGTCTGCGCGGTGGGCGAGGATCCGCCCTCAAGCTTGTTTCCGCGTACCGGGAGTCTCCCCCGCGTGCGGCGCGTACGAACGGCCGGGATCGCGTCCCGCAGGACGCCCGGGATCGGCCCGTCGCCGACATCGGCACGACCCTCGGGCTCGCGTGCAGGCGCACAGGGACTGAACGGGCGTAACCGATCTTCCCTACCCCAGGGTGGAGTCGTACACCGACCGGCTACGGAGAGGTTCGTGCCGGGACGAGGACGCAACCATCGGATCACCGTGATACGGCTGGGCACCCTCGTCGGGAGCCTCGCGCTGGTCACGGCCTGCGGTGGAGGCGAGGACGACACCGCCAAGGCCCCGCGGCCGTCGAGGAGTTCGGCTGCGCCCGCGGCCGGCATCGTGGCCCCGGCCAGGATCGAGGTGATCGCCGGACCGGCCGGCTGCAAGGCCGAGATCCGTATCGAGGCCGACGAACTGCGCGAGGGACTCTGCCACGCGGGGCAGGCCGACTACCGCATCACCACCTTCCCCGCGGAGAAGTGCAAAGAGGCGTGGCTCGACGCGGCCAGTGTCTACGGGGGCACGTACCTGGTGGGCCCGCGCTGGGTGGTCAGCGCCAAGGCGGAGCACCTGGGACAGGCCAGGAACAAGCTCGGCGGAACCATACGGCAGCTGCAGGGCACGTCGTGGGTTCCGCCGGGCGCGCCCCCGGCGGAACCCACACCGTCAGGCGACCAGCGCCGACACCTTGCCGCGAGCCCGTTCCGGCTCGAGGACCCGCTCCGCCAGGTAGCCGAACAGCAGCCCGAATCCCGCCCACAGCACGGCTTGGACGCCGAGGGAGGCCAGGCGGAACTCCCACAGATCGGTGGCCGGGAAACCCTTCGGGGTGTTGTCCCCGGCGGGCAGGGCGACCATCGCCACCGCCACCGCGGCGACGAAGGCCACGGCGGCCGCGGTCGAGGCGTTCCAGTTGCCCCAGGCCGGAGCCAGTCTGCGGCCCAGCAGGACCGCGCCGATCCCGAGGAGCACGCTCAGCGCGATCATCAGGACGAACAGGGCGGTGCGCTTGTCGATGGTGTCCGGGTCGCCCACCGCGGGCGGGTTCGCCGGATACTTGAGGATCGGCACGAAATAGACGGTGAGGAAGCCGCCGAGCGCGGTCAGACCCGCGGTCGCCCGGGCTCCGAACCGGCCGATCCGGCCCAGCGCGAAGCAGAACGCCAGCGCCAGGATGCCGCCGATGGCGACCCCGAAGACGAGGACACCGGTGGCGAGTCCCGCCGTCGACTGCACGGAACGGCTGACGAGTTCCTCGCCGTGCTCGTGGGAGCCGGCCTCCTCGAAGGCGATGGCCGCGTCCACCGGGCCCTCCCCGACCAGGTAGGCGAAGACGAAGGCCAGGACGCCGGCGCCGAGCCCTGCGAGCATGCCGCGCACCAACAGGGTGCGGACGACTGTGGAGTTCATGGTGGTCCGCCCCGCCTCAGTGGCAGGGGAAGCCGAGCAGGTGGCGTGCGTCGTGCACCCACTCGTGGACGCCCTCGCCGGAGACGAGTGCGGTGGCGCCCTGTTCGGCGCCGACGAAGTACAGCAGGACGAGCATCAGGACGCCGAAGAAGACGGCCCAGGGGACGAGCGCCCGCACCGGCAACGGGGTGATCGCAGGGGTGGTGGGCGTGGGGGCGGCAGTGGACTGCGCCATGGCGAGACCTCCTCGGGAACAACGCGTCCCGCATCGTGTGGAGCATTCGACGACGGCAATGGGTCTGACTCACCACCACCTCGTCGGCCGAGGGGCGGCACACAGTGGCGCGACCGTGCCGGGCTTGCACCGGACTTCCGTGGCGCCGTCGTCCTTGTCGTCCCAGATGGTAGGGGCAATGAGGGCTTCGGCCAACATGGCGTACGCCACCTACGATGAACCGCCCCCGACGACTCGACGAAAGGGCCCCTATGACCGTCCGGCTCACCCTCCTGTGCGCCGCCGCCCGCACGGAACGCGCCGTACGCTTCGCCGACGCCCCTCTCGACGAGCGGGCACTGCGCCGGGTGGAGGCCGTCGCCGCAACCCTCCCGCAGGCCGGCACCGTTTACACGGCACCCTCTCGGCGCTGCACCGGGACGGCCGAGGCCCTTGGGTGGGAGGCCGTCACGGCGCAACCGGCGCTGCGGGACCTCGACATGGGTTCCTGGTACGGCCGCACCCTCGACGAGATCGCGGCAACCGACGCCTCGGGACTGGCCGGTTGGCTCACCGATCCGGAGGCGGCGCCGCACGGCGGGGAGAGCGTGCAGCAGATCTGCGACCGCGTCGCCGCCTGGCTGGGCGCGTTGCCGTCCGACGCGGGACGCGTGCTGGCGGTGGTCGAACAGGCCGTGGCACGGGCCGCCGTGGTGCACGCGCTGGGGGCACCGCGCCAGGCGTTCTGGAGGATCGACGTGCCTCCGCTGTCCACCGTCGACCTCACCGGGCGCGACGGCCGCTGGAATCTGCGGATGGCCGAGCTGCCGCTCGGTCCTCGCCCACCACGGTGAGGTCGTCACCGAGGGCCGCGGCGATCGTCCAGCCGGCGGGTGAGGCAGGCGCAGGTGTGCCCGTGCCGCAGCGACCGGACGAAGCTCAGCGTCCAGGTGAGCTGGGTGCCGAAGACCCGTCGAAGCCGGTGACGTGGGCGACGAGGAGCTCGGCGTGCAACTCGGGGCCCAGGAGGTTGGTGGCCCCGAACACCGACTGCCGCCCCGCCCGGGAGTTCGTCCAAGCCGTGTCCGGAACACCGTCGGGTATCTCCGGGCCGGCCCGCCCGGCGGGTGAGCACCTGGCGCAGGGTGGTCCGCTCCTTGCCGTGGACTCTGTACGCCTTCCAGTGCGTGGCGATCGGCTCGTCCACTTCACGGCCGTCATGCCAGACGGAGACACCCGCCCCGGTCTCCAAGCCCCTCGTCCACCAACTCGTTGTCCAGGGTGGGTATGTGGAGGCAACGGGTCACACTCCCCGAAGAGTGAGCTGGCGCAGGGCCTTCGCCACGTCCGCCGGCGCTTCCTCCGCCATGAAGTGTCCGCAGGAGACGGTCGTATGACGAAGGTCGTCGGCCCAGGCCGCCCACAGGGCGGTGGCGTCGTAGCCGAGCGCGGCTCCCCAGTCCTGCTGGAGCACCGTCACCGGCATGCCCAGCCGGTTCTCCGCGGTCCGGTCGGCCTCGTCGTGCTCGACGTCTGTGCCCGCGGAGGCGCGGTAGTCGGCGACGATCGACGGCACCGCCTCGCGGCAGGCCCGCAGGTACTCGGCACGGACCTGAGCCGGGATCGCGTCGGGGCGGTTCGCCCACACGTCGAGGAAGTGGCCGAAGAACGCGTCCGCGCTCGCGGAGATCATCCGCTCGGCCAGACCGGGCGGCTGGGCCATGAGGTAGAGGTGGAAGGCGACCGCCGCCGACGTGCCGTGCAGGGCGTCCCACATGTCGAGTGTCGGCAGGACGTCCAGACAGGCCAGGTGGGAGACCGCGTCCGGATGGTCGAGGCCCGCGCGGAAGGCGACCAGTGCGCCCCGGTCGTGCCCGGCCAGCGCGAAGCGGGGGTGCCCCAGCCGGCGTGCCAGGGTGACGATGTCGTTCGCCATGGTCCGCTTGGAGTAGGTGTGGGGGCCGTCCTCGCGCGGCTTGTCGCTGTCGCCGTAGCCGCGCAGGTCGGGGCAGATCACGGTGTGGTCGGTTGCCAGGTCCGCCGCGACGTGGCGCCACATCAGGTGGGTCTGCGGGAAGCCGTGCAGCAGGACCACGGGTGTGCCGGTCCCTCCCACGGCCACATGGAGGGACACGTCCTCGGCGACGGACACGCGCTGGTACTCGAATCCGGCGATGGTGGGTCTCACGGCGGGGCTCTCTTCGGTCGTACGGCGAGTGGGAGGCATCGGTGCCCGGGCCCGGGCACCGATGAACCCAGGGTCCGGGGAGCGAATGAGCAACGAATGAACGCGTGTACGTTGAGGCATGTGCGTGTGGTCGAGTTCGGGGTCCTGGGGTCGGTGGCGGCCTGGGACGAGACCGGGGAGCCGATCGCCCTGAAGGGCCCGAGGCATCGTGCGGTGCTGGCCCGCCTCCTCATCGCCCGCCGCAGGGTCGTGCCCGTTCCCCGCCTGGTGGAGGACCTCTGGGAGGGGGACCCGCCGGCGGATGCCGTGGGCACCGTCCGGACCTTCGTCGCCGGGCTGCGGCGCGCTCTGGAACCCGAGCGGCCCCGCCGGACCCCGTCCCGCCTCCTCGTCACCGAAGGCCCCGGCTACGCGCTGCGGGCCGAACCCGCCCACGTCGACGCCCGGCGGTTCGAGCACACCGTCGCCGCCACGGCGGACCTGCCTCCCGCGCAGGCGGTGTCCCGGCTGACCGAGGCCCTGGAACTGTGGCGCGGACCCGCCTACGCCGACTTCGCCGAGGAACGCTGGGCGCGCGCGGAACGCTCCCGGCTCGCCGAGCTCCGGCTGACCGCCGTCCAACGCCGGGCCGAGAGCCTGCTCGCCCTCGGCGCCGCGGCCGACGCGGCGGCGGACCTCGACGCCCATGTGGCCGAGCACCCCTGGCGGGAGGACGCATGGCAGCTGCTCGCCCTCGCCCTGTACCGCTGCGGACGCCAGGCCGACGCCCTGTCCGTCCTGCGGCGCGCCCGACAGCTGCTGCGCGAGCACCTCGGTGTGGAGCCGGGCCCCCGGCTGAGCCGCACCGAGCAGGACATCCTGCGACACGCCGACCACCTGGACCCAGGCCCCTCGGACCCGGGCCCCTCG
Encoded proteins:
- a CDS encoding MerR family transcriptional regulator → MDDGGTLYSIGELARQTGLTVKTIRFYSDHGLVTPADRTPAGYRRYGTEAVARLAFVRTLRELGLGLDVIRQILDRGMALDEVAAQHAAALDAQIAVLRLRRAVLTAVARRRPTPEEAHRMHELARLPETERRRLVDDFLDAVFEAPGSEGIRRSMTPELPDRPTEEQLQAWVELAELALDRDFRTGLRRTVEAHRSDGSTPPRPDVAALSRAHAEPALDAGIAPESPEADPVVTALCAHCARTLDRSDDTTLRHHLLNRLEAAHDPRRDRYLELLAVINAWPAPGRISPALAWSTTALRARTAR
- a CDS encoding GNAT family N-acetyltransferase is translated as MDRTAVRLHAPATARGLALTLRPWCPADAPELAVLHRDEALRRWIGSVVDDEAGAVRWVRTQQRGWLEGDRFAFAVVEARQGHGRDGDPAADGRLVGHAVLKRLARDGPAAEVGYWTAGHARGSGVAPRALDALTSWAFDTFAGDGLVRLELLHSTDNTASCRVAEKCGYALTALLPAVPDRFPLDGHLHARLLPT
- a CDS encoding helix-turn-helix domain-containing protein, giving the protein MAGQEGGLGRSRAADAGTPTWAQELLDHLRPTGRDVRRIVAWLAETLHGTASLQDHTGTLVAGTRIPLDESLVADILAGRIASAAWADEDGHLRLVRIEQPDQASAGVLAVARPDPFDRRASDILTHTVQVLELLLRARETTAAGRRLKRATSDLRLAILQLLMVEDTVSARRVAAGLWPGLLDTETARVYVIEGDAAERDRLVEECLGVTGDRALVVRCPAMDEHVIIVTTADAAGEALRSLVDRNPGTLLGGSSRQSLARTATAYGQAVSALAVARVRPDKAAVYAERNHPERLMDPAALREWTARLLRPLDNLPHHTRAELLATTRLGLEFTAVSAAKVLGVSRNTVRARMERVESLLRTDFTDLTVRATVHLALSTQVSLADGQGDHGGSPQARTRLGDLLAGPALGTWARELLGRLDGDARDLRRTLRSWIAAGGNAERAAQALAVHAQTVREHVRSAEPVLERQLIASGSDLYEVVLAHLATGELEHPVLLRDNPGHPDAPVHR
- a CDS encoding CbtA family protein, whose amino-acid sequence is MNSTVVRTLLVRGMLAGLGAGVLAFVFAYLVGEGPVDAAIAFEEAGSHEHGEELVSRSVQSTAGLATGVLVFGVAIGGILALAFCFALGRIGRFGARATAGLTALGGFLTVYFVPILKYPANPPAVGDPDTIDKRTALFVLMIALSVLLGIGAVLLGRRLAPAWGNWNASTAAAVAFVAAVAVAMVALPAGDNTPKGFPATDLWEFRLASLGVQAVLWAGFGLLFGYLAERVLEPERARGKVSALVA
- a CDS encoding CbtB domain-containing protein; translation: MAQSTAAPTPTTPAITPLPVRALVPWAVFFGVLMLVLLYFVGAEQGATALVSGEGVHEWVHDARHLLGFPCH
- a CDS encoding histidine phosphatase family protein, with the translated sequence MTVRLTLLCAAARTERAVRFADAPLDERALRRVEAVAATLPQAGTVYTAPSRRCTGTAEALGWEAVTAQPALRDLDMGSWYGRTLDEIAATDASGLAGWLTDPEAAPHGGESVQQICDRVAAWLGALPSDAGRVLAVVEQAVARAAVVHALGAPRQAFWRIDVPPLSTVDLTGRDGRWNLRMAELPLGPRPPR
- a CDS encoding alpha/beta fold hydrolase, producing the protein MRPTIAGFEYQRVSVAEDVSLHVAVGGTGTPVVLLHGFPQTHLMWRHVAADLATDHTVICPDLRGYGDSDKPREDGPHTYSKRTMANDIVTLARRLGHPRFALAGHDRGALVAFRAGLDHPDAVSHLACLDVLPTLDMWDALHGTSAAVAFHLYLMAQPPGLAERMISASADAFFGHFLDVWANRPDAIPAQVRAEYLRACREAVPSIVADYRASAGTDVEHDEADRTAENRLGMPVTVLQQDWGAALGYDATALWAAWADDLRHTTVSCGHFMAEEAPADVAKALRQLTLRGV